A region from the Drosophila takahashii strain IR98-3 E-12201 chromosome 2L, DtakHiC1v2, whole genome shotgun sequence genome encodes:
- the LOC108067912 gene encoding uncharacterized protein translates to MSGQKHLRLRYYTSFEEAMVVKLWREHLPDIPSYTDNLPIFREIAHGLQQHGIRLNKQEVRRRMNSYRNRYLSERARLDSNPNLQSDWRLFPLIDALFRPARPAKDLFHAHNVLDEAAVRARSDLPALPPLLLASSTQVKFERDPDGCAFLDAQPLFRPVVKMEPQQEPFHHQVKTEYKPNEAQLAETPTESAIRRAPLTPANHQLQEALDEPPHVAPTNGQPEAERSGGGKRRRGRRSILPRTGQITMALVEGLRKENKMLEQQNDAYLLALEQKEKQFLAMKRNFLGYLERQKTLLAHIQHRGIKQELDRDY, encoded by the exons ATGAGTGGCCAGAAGCACCTGCGATTGCGCTACTACACCTCCTTCGAGGAGGCGATGGTGGTGAAGCTGTGGCGCGAGCACCTGCCCGACATTCCCTCCTACACGGACAACCTGCCCATTTTCCGGGAAATCGCCCACGGACTGCAGCAGCATGGCATTCGGCTGAACAAGCAGGAAGTTCGCAGGCGCATGAACAGCTACCGCAATAGATATTT ATCCGAGCGAGCTCGCTTGGATAGCAACCCGAATTTGCAGTCGGACTGGCGCCTTTTCCCGCTGATAGACGCCCTCTTTCGTCCTGCCAGACCGGCGAAGGACCTCTTCCACGCCCACAATGTCCTGGACGAGGCCGCCGTGAGGGCTCGCTCTGATCTGCCCGCCCTGCCGCCTCTGCTCCTTGCGTCCTCCACTCAGGTGAAGTTCGAAAGGGACCCCGATGGATGCGCCTTTCTGGACGCGCAGCCTCTGTTTCGTCCAGTGGTGAAGATGGAGCCTCAGCAGGAGCCTTTCCACCACCAGGTGAAGACTGAATACAAGCCCAACGAGGCGCAACTTGCGGAAACTCCGACTGAAAGTGCCATTAGGCGGGCACCACTGACGCCCGCCAACCATCAGCTGCAGGAGGCCCTCGATGAACCTCCTCATGTGGCTCCTACCAATGGCCAGCCGGAGGCCGAAAGATCTGGAGGAGGAAAGCGGAGACGTGGACGCCGCAGCATCCTGCCGCGCACAGGCCAAATAACAATGGCCCTGGTCGAAGGACTCCGCAAGGAGAACAAGATGCTCGAGCAGCAGAACGACGCCTATTTGCTGGCGCTCGAACAGAAGGAGAAACAGTTCCTGGCGATGAAGCGCAACTTCTTGGGCTACCTGGAGCGGCAGAAGACCCTGCTGGCCCACATTCAGCACAGGGGCATCAAGCAGGAACTGGATCGCGACTACTAA